The Laspinema palackyanum D2c sequence AAAGTTTAGACCCAGGATATCTTGCCTGTGCTAAATTGTGGGCATTTTCTATCGTCATCCCTTGATTGACGACGAGGTTAGATTCAAAATCTTCATCAAGATGGGCCCCTCGGTCCGCAGGCAGAGAGTTGGGTTATTCTGGGTTGGGATTGGGAATATTAGACAAGGGAATAGGCCCAATTGTGAGCGGACGGAATCTTAGTTTACACAAGTATTAGAGGTTGACTGATGTTTGATAATCTGATGGAGCAACTTATCTCACTACATAGGAATGCAGAAACCGCTTACCATCAAGGTCAGTATGAGCAAGGAATTCAATTCGCCACAGAAGCGTGCGAACTGGGAAAATATGCTTTCGGTGAGAATCATCCCGACTATGCCCGCATTTTGAACGTTTTGGCGGTACTCTACTCCGCAATGTGGCGGTTGACCGATGCTGAACCCCTTTTCCTGCAAGCAATGGAGATTAAAAAGGTGCAGTTGGGTCATAATCATCCCGACTATGCCACCAGTTTGGACAATTTGGCGGGACTGTACCAAGACATGGGGCGGTTAACAGATGCCGAACCCCTTTTCCTGCAAGCAATGGAGATTAAAAAGGTGCAGTTGGGTCATAATCATCCTGACTATGCCAACAGTTTGAACAATTTGGCGATACTGTACAGAGTAATGGGACGGTTTACCGATTCTGAATCCCTTTACCTGCAATCGATGAAGATTCGGAAGGTCCAGTTGGGTCATAATCATCCTGACTATGCCAGCAGTTTGAACAATTTAGCACGACTGTACAGAGCAATGGGACGGTTGACCGATTCTGAACCCCTTTACCTGCAATCGATGAAGATTCGGAAGGTCCAGTTGGGTCAGAATCATCCCCTCTATGCAGAAAGTTTGAACAATTTGGCGGAACTGTACAGAGACATGGGACGGTTGACGGATGCCGAGCCCCTTTACCTACAGGCGATGAAGATTCGGAAGGTCCAGCTGGGTCAGAATCATCCCGACTATGCCACCAGTTTGAACAATTTGGCGATACTGTACAGAAAAATGGGACGGTTTACCGATTCTGAACCCCTTTACTGGCAAGCAATAGAGATTAAAAAGGTGCAGTTGGGTCAGAATCATCACGACTATGCCCAAAGTTTGAGCAATTTGGCGGAACTGTACTCGGCAATGGGACGATTGACGGATGCCGAGCCCCTTTACTGGCAAGCAATGGAGATCCAGAAGGTGCAGTTGGGTGAGAATCATCCCGACTATGCCGCCAGTGTGAACAATTTGGCAGAACTGTACAGAACAATGGGGCGGTTGACGGATGCCGAACCCCTTTTGCTGCAAGCAATAGAGATTTGCGAGGTGCAGTTGGGTCAGAATCATCCCCACTATGCCAGCAGTTTGAACAATTTGGGCCTACTGTACTCCGCAATGGGGCGGTGGAAGGATGCCGAACCCCTTTGCCTGCAAGCAAAGGAGATTATCAAGGTGCAGTTGGGTGAGAATCATCCCGACTATGCCACCAGTTTGCACAATTTGGCAGAACTGTACAGAACAATGGGGCGGTTGACGGATGCCGAACGCCTTTTCCTGCAAGCAAAGGAGATTTGGAAGGTGCAGTTGGGTGAGAATCATCCTAGCTATGCCAGGAGTTTGAGAGGTTTGGCGGTACTGATGGCGGCAATGAATCGCCCTCACGAGGCATTAAGACTCATGCAAGAGGCGAACCAAATTACAAACCGGCTTATCGGTGAAATTTTATCGATTAGCAGCGATCGCCAGCGTCTGGAATATATGCAACAAAACTATTACCATTTAGAGGGATTTCTCTCTCTGATTACCCAATACTTCCCAACGGATGCCGCTGCGAAACGGGCGGGGTTGGATTTGGTGTTGCGGCGCAAGGGGTTGGCGACGGAGGCGGGGTTGTTGATGAGAACTCTAATTGTATCGGGACGTTACCCTCACCTCAAACCTGAATTGGAGAAACTGGGGCAATTAACTCAGCAAGTGGGTGCTTTTACGTTGAAAGTCCCGACAGAACTGTCACAGTACCCCGCTTACCAGCAACAATTGGCGCGGTTAAAGCAAGAACAAGAGGACGTGGAACGATCGCTGAGTCGTCAAATTCCAGAAATGAATCTGCAAACCCAATTAGATTCTGCCAGTCGTGAGGCTATTACTCAATCCCTGCCAAAAGGGGCAACGCTGCTGGAGTTTGTGCGGGTGCGGGTCCGTAATTTCCAGGCAGTGGAAGCGAATGGAGATAAACAATCGTTTCCAGCGCGGTATCTGGCGTTTGTGTTGTCTGCGGGGGATGCGGCAGGGGTGGAAATGATTGATTTAGGGGAGGCGGAGGAGATCGATCGCCTCTGTCGGATCTTCCGGCAGTCGGTTTCGGGAGAGGAACAGGGGAAAAAGGGCGATCGCGATTTGGATTTGTCAGGATTAGGGAAACCGAAAACTGATCCGATAGAGGAATCTGATGTTCCGGCAATCTTGACTACCCCAGAGGGACTGGAGTTGTATCAACGGTTGATTCAACCCCTGAAGGCGTATTTGCAACCCCAGCAAACTCTATACATTGCCCCGGATGGGGAACTGGCAACCCTGCCTTTTGGGATTTTGTCTGGAGACGGAACTGCCTATTTGATGGATGAGTATAAGTTGCGCTATCTGGCGGTGGGACGAGATTTGTTGCGGTTTCAGTTCCCAATTCCCGTGAAACATACGGAATCCTTGGTGATTGCCAATCCGGATTATAATTTGCGGGGGGAATCTGGGGAGGATGTGGCGGTTACGGGAATCCTCTCGAAACCGTCGGAGTATGATGAGGTGCGATCGCTCTCTCGGGACTTGGGACGCGGTTCGGAGGAGGTATTCAAACCGTTGCCGGGGACGCAAATTGAGGGGAGTCGCATTGCCAAATTATTGGAGGTTCCTGTATATACCCAGGCGCAGGCGGTGAAGTCCTTGCTGTCTCGATGCCACTCCCCGGAAATTGTCCATATTGCCACCCACGGCTATTTTCTACCCCTGGACCAAACTCTGCCGGATGTCTGGGGTTTCTTCGGTTTGCCGACTATCGAGATGGGGGGAGTCGGCTCCGCAGGAATGGTGATGCAACAGGGGAGACGCTTACAGTTACAGGGATTACAGGACCCGATGAGGCGATCGGGGTTGGCGTTTGCTGGGGCGAATACGGTGTTGCAAGAACGGTTGTTGCCGGAACAGGCGGAGGATGGGTTGTTGACGGCACAAAATGCAGTTCATCTCGATTTGACGGGGACGCGGTTGGTGGTGATGTCTGCTTGTGATACGGCGTTGGGGGATCAGTCTATTGGGGAGGGGGTACTGGGTTTACGGCGATCGCTGATTCTGGCGGGTGCTGAAACGGTGGTGATGAGTCTGTGGAAGGTTCCCGATGTACCCACGGCGATTTTAATGGAACGATTTTATCACAATTTGTTTGAGACGGATTTGGGTCGCACGGTGGCGTTGGAGGAGGCACAAGAGTATCTCAAAACTCTCCAGGTTTCCCAATTGCGGCAGGATTGGTTAACTCCAGAGGCGATCGCGCAAGTTGAACAATTGAATTATGACTGTGCAAAACAGTTACAGGAATTAACTACAAAACCGGATGAATTTACACCCTTTGCCGGGACCAAATATTGGGCGGCATTTGTTTGTATTGGGAATCCGAGTCCCTTTCCTAAATCCGCGTCTCTTTCCCTTGCTTTAACCCGAATTTAATCGGGAAATTTGGGTGGTTTGTTTCCCGAATCCCGTTGATTTTCCTGTAGAATCCTCCACGTCGAATCATCCAGTCAAGGTCGCTTCGGAATAATGCTACACTCAAAGACTAATCACTGGGCGCAAAATGTGGCAGACTCAGGAGAACCGATTGGCATTCAAGTCCCTCAACCGGATGGCAAACACCCATGCAGCATGACTTTCTTGAAAACAACCCGGTAGCGTCCCTACTGACTAAGATACTCAAGTCCCCCCTCTCTGCCGATGCTTCCCGTAATGCTGAATATCAGGCATGGCGGGACCGTTTCATGCGCAAGCGTCTGGATGTGGGGTTGTGGATTGGATTGATGGCCTTTTTGAGTGCCAGTTTGCTACAAGTGAGCAATTGGTTGTTCCGTCCCGAGGAATTTAGGCCGGACTGGTTGCGATCGCAGGTGAGTATTGAAATCTGTTTACTGTTATGTCTGTTACTTCAGCATAGCAAATTAGGTCGCCGCTATCCGAGTTTAGTCTTTTTCGCCTTTTATTGGGTGGTGACGATTGTTCCGCAGATTTCGCGTACTTTGTCAGGAGTTGCTCAACCGGAACTGTTAGTTTGGACAATTATGTTTTTCGGTCAAGCGACATTTACTCCGGTGCGTTGGTATCTCCATTTAGCGGCTCAATTGGGGGTGTTTTTGTATTTTCTGGGGGTAAATTCCGCCTTGGGGGTAAACTTCAGTAACTCGATAAGTTGGATGAAACCTTCCGTACTGGCTTTGTATTTCTTCTGGGTCTGTTTTATTGGCAACTTATCCGTTTATTTATATGAACAGTTACAAAAAGCGGAGTTTAAAGCCCGATGGGATTTAGAGGAGGCTTATGCTCAATTGGAAGAAGAACAAAAACTTTCAGAAAGTTTATTACTGAATGTTTTACCCCATTCCATTGCCACTCGGTTAAAGCAAAATCCCAAAAATTTGGCGGATAGTTACACGAATGTTTCGGTTTTATTTGCCGATATTGTCGGATTTACGGAACTGTCTTCCCAAATTTCTCCCTGGGATTTAGTGGAGTTGCTCAATCAGATTTTCTCGGAGTTTGATGCCTTGGCGGAATTGCATCAGTTAGAAAAGATTAAAACAATTGGGGATGCTTATATGGTGGTTTCGGGGTTACCGGAACCTCGGGATGATCATGCTCAAGCCATTGCCGATATGGCGTTGGATATGCAGCGGGCGATCGCCACATTTAACCAAAAAACTGGGCAGAATTTTAGCATCCGCATCGGCATCGCCACGGGTCCGGTAATTGCAGGAGTGATTGGCATTAAAAAATTTATTTATGATTTGTGGGGGGATACGGTTAATCTCGCCTCTCGGATGGAATCTCATGGTATTCCCGGGGCGATTCAGGTGACTCGGGAAACCTATCAGTTTTTGAAAGGCGAGTATCTGTTTCAGGAACGGGGGAAGGTATTTATTAAGGGCAAGGGAGAAATGACCACTTATTTATTGAGGGAGAAAAATCCGAGTATTATTGACGCAAAACTGTCGGGGAATTAAGGGGATTAATTCTCCGAAAAGTTGCGGATTGCAGTAAATTTTAAGGGCATGATTATTTTTTCCGCAGTTGTCCAACCACTTCTATCAAATGCCTAGGGTCAATAGGTTTGGGAATGTGCATTTGAAATCCGGCGGCGAGGGCGAGAATGCGGTCTTCGGTGCGAGTATAGGCAGTGAGGGCGGCAGCAGGAATTTGTCCCCCTTGTTCTGGGGGTAAGCTGCGGATTTGGCGAATTAAGGTATAGCCATCTTCTCCAGGCATTCCGATGTCACTGAGGAGAATTTCCGGTTGCATTTTTTGGATTAAGCCGATCGCCTCGGCAGTGGAGGCAGCGGCAAAAACTTCGGCCCCATATTGTTCCAAGGCAGTAATTAAAAACTCCCTTGTATCAAATTCATCATCCACGACTAAGATTTTTAACCCGGCGAGTTCTGAGAAGGATTGATCGCACTCCACCGATGACGACCCCGCACATTGCTCCTCTATCCCATCGCTTGTATCTTGCAAGCAGGGGAGTTGCACTACAAAGGTAGAACCTTTTCCAAGTCCGGGACTCTGAGCAAAAATATGGCCGCCATGTAGTTCGACGAGGTTGCGAACGATCGCCAACCCCAGTCCTAACCCCCCATGCGATCGCGTGGTTTTGCTATCCGCCTGCCGGAATCGTTCAAACATATAAGGTAAAAATTCCGGTTCGATGCCGATTCCGCTATCACTAATCCGGATTTGTATCCAGTTTTCCACCCGTTCTAAACAAATCTCCACTCGTCCGCCTTCTGCCGTGAATTTTACCGCATTGGAGAGCAGATTCCAGACGACTTGTTGGAGGCGATCGCCATCTCCGGAAACCAATCCCACTCCTGGATCAAGGGTCGTTACCAACTGGATTTTTTTAATTTCGGCAGTGGGACGCACGGTATCGATGGCGGCTTCAATTGCCGGGATTAATTGCAACGGACGCAGGTAGAGGCGAATTTTGCCGCGAATGATGCGCGAAATGTCCAGGAGGTCTTCAATTAACTGGGTTTGCATTTCGGCATTGCGTTCGATGGATTCCAGGGCCTGAGCCATTTTTTCTGGGTTGAGTTTGCGACGACGCAGTAGCCGAGACCAGCCTAAAATCGCATTTAAGGGCGATCGCAACTCGTGAGAAACAATTGCCAAAAATTCGTCTTTCATGCGACTGGCGGCTTCTGCCTGCCTCCGGGCTTCCTGTTCGCGCAGGAGCAACTCCTCACGCTGGCGTTCGGCTAACTTGCGATCGCTAATATCGTAGAACATCACCACCCCGGCAACAATTCGTCCCGCTAAATTTTTCACGGGTTTAGCACTGAGGCACAAAATCTGAGAGTGACCATTCGTGAGGGGAATTTCGAGTTCTTCATCAATCACCGTCTCACCCAAAGTAATTGCCCGAGACATGGGCAATTCTTGCGGTTGATAGGGTCGTCCATCGGGATGAACGCCTTGGAACAAGCGATCCTCTTCTAAATGTGTGTCGGCGGCGATCGCACCCGTCAAAATCGCTTGCGCTTGCTTGTTGCTCAGCAGCACTTTCCCCGAAGGCGCTTCCGCCACGATCGCACCGGCAGGCATTTGTTGTAGGACTGCTTTTAACAGTTGTTGCTCAAATTCCAGTTGTTTGAGCAGGCGATCGCGTTCTTCCTCGGCCTTTTTCCTTTCAGTAATATCCAGGATGACTCCCCCCATCCGCACTGCAGTCCCTCGGTCATCATAAAACGCTCGACCTTTTGCCGCAAGCCATCGCACCGATTCATCCGTTCCTCGGATAATCCGATACTCAATGTCATAATCGGCCTGATCGGTAATCGCACGTTGTACGGCCCGATTCACCCGGTCCCGGTCCTCGGGATGCAGGCATTCCACGAACCGAGTATATTTCATGACCATCGAGGGGATGTCCAGTCCAACTATTTCCAAACATCGCCGGGACCCCGAAATTTCTTGCGATTCTAAATCATAATCCCACAAGCCTAATTTTGCAGATTCCAACGCCAATCGTAGCCGTTCCTGGTTGCGGTCCGATGTGGCCCGAGCAAGTT is a genomic window containing:
- a CDS encoding CHAT domain-containing tetratricopeptide repeat protein translates to MFDNLMEQLISLHRNAETAYHQGQYEQGIQFATEACELGKYAFGENHPDYARILNVLAVLYSAMWRLTDAEPLFLQAMEIKKVQLGHNHPDYATSLDNLAGLYQDMGRLTDAEPLFLQAMEIKKVQLGHNHPDYANSLNNLAILYRVMGRFTDSESLYLQSMKIRKVQLGHNHPDYASSLNNLARLYRAMGRLTDSEPLYLQSMKIRKVQLGQNHPLYAESLNNLAELYRDMGRLTDAEPLYLQAMKIRKVQLGQNHPDYATSLNNLAILYRKMGRFTDSEPLYWQAIEIKKVQLGQNHHDYAQSLSNLAELYSAMGRLTDAEPLYWQAMEIQKVQLGENHPDYAASVNNLAELYRTMGRLTDAEPLLLQAIEICEVQLGQNHPHYASSLNNLGLLYSAMGRWKDAEPLCLQAKEIIKVQLGENHPDYATSLHNLAELYRTMGRLTDAERLFLQAKEIWKVQLGENHPSYARSLRGLAVLMAAMNRPHEALRLMQEANQITNRLIGEILSISSDRQRLEYMQQNYYHLEGFLSLITQYFPTDAAAKRAGLDLVLRRKGLATEAGLLMRTLIVSGRYPHLKPELEKLGQLTQQVGAFTLKVPTELSQYPAYQQQLARLKQEQEDVERSLSRQIPEMNLQTQLDSASREAITQSLPKGATLLEFVRVRVRNFQAVEANGDKQSFPARYLAFVLSAGDAAGVEMIDLGEAEEIDRLCRIFRQSVSGEEQGKKGDRDLDLSGLGKPKTDPIEESDVPAILTTPEGLELYQRLIQPLKAYLQPQQTLYIAPDGELATLPFGILSGDGTAYLMDEYKLRYLAVGRDLLRFQFPIPVKHTESLVIANPDYNLRGESGEDVAVTGILSKPSEYDEVRSLSRDLGRGSEEVFKPLPGTQIEGSRIAKLLEVPVYTQAQAVKSLLSRCHSPEIVHIATHGYFLPLDQTLPDVWGFFGLPTIEMGGVGSAGMVMQQGRRLQLQGLQDPMRRSGLAFAGANTVLQERLLPEQAEDGLLTAQNAVHLDLTGTRLVVMSACDTALGDQSIGEGVLGLRRSLILAGAETVVMSLWKVPDVPTAILMERFYHNLFETDLGRTVALEEAQEYLKTLQVSQLRQDWLTPEAIAQVEQLNYDCAKQLQELTTKPDEFTPFAGTKYWAAFVCIGNPSPFPKSASLSLALTRI
- a CDS encoding adenylate/guanylate cyclase domain-containing protein → MQHDFLENNPVASLLTKILKSPLSADASRNAEYQAWRDRFMRKRLDVGLWIGLMAFLSASLLQVSNWLFRPEEFRPDWLRSQVSIEICLLLCLLLQHSKLGRRYPSLVFFAFYWVVTIVPQISRTLSGVAQPELLVWTIMFFGQATFTPVRWYLHLAAQLGVFLYFLGVNSALGVNFSNSISWMKPSVLALYFFWVCFIGNLSVYLYEQLQKAEFKARWDLEEAYAQLEEEQKLSESLLLNVLPHSIATRLKQNPKNLADSYTNVSVLFADIVGFTELSSQISPWDLVELLNQIFSEFDALAELHQLEKIKTIGDAYMVVSGLPEPRDDHAQAIADMALDMQRAIATFNQKTGQNFSIRIGIATGPVIAGVIGIKKFIYDLWGDTVNLASRMESHGIPGAIQVTRETYQFLKGEYLFQERGKVFIKGKGEMTTYLLREKNPSIIDAKLSGN
- a CDS encoding PAS domain-containing protein; translation: MLEQSRSPIRRYSFAVTTVVLSLLLKFLISSELMTNNPFLLFSATVAVSAWYGGLQAGLLATLLAAACGEYFFLFPFYSFGVHSPGQTLALGVFLLEGLGISWLISALYTSRQKAELYAQGLENTQEQFRQIAENIDRLIWMTDPEKTQIFYVSPQYEQMWGRSLDSLYQQPSSFLEGVHPEDRDRVRTALAKQSSGEYHEEYRTVHPDGRIRWVRSRAFPIHDNRTGKVYRVAGIVEDITEHKQIEQEFLHANERYQRASNAVNCVIYDWDLETQQVVRSESLTQLLGYPLNEEGQDAQWWLSLIHPDDLEPAFIAMNKALEHENRFDIEYRIRHQDGRYLNVSDRGGIQRNESGKAVRVIGTTLDISDRKKAETELQKREELFRTSVENLLDCFGIYTSVRDESGKIIDFRIEYINAATCASNGLTREQQTGKRLCDLFPGHRTSGLFDEYCQVVETRQPLVKDSFLDEQLTTETGVPKAFDIRGVAFGDGFLATWRDITERKQVEDELYRREREFTALAENSPDIIKRFDRKMRLLYVNQAIYRVTGRSPEEFLNTTNPELTFPGTPSAECQGAIAQVFATGEQGEIECDLTDVKGVTRYYQSRLVPEFDRDGAVESVLSLSRDITEYKLARATSDRNQERLRLALESAKLGLWDYDLESQEISGSRRCLEIVGLDIPSMVMKYTRFVECLHPEDRDRVNRAVQRAITDQADYDIEYRIIRGTDESVRWLAAKGRAFYDDRGTAVRMGGVILDITERKKAEEERDRLLKQLEFEQQLLKAVLQQMPAGAIVAEAPSGKVLLSNKQAQAILTGAIAADTHLEEDRLFQGVHPDGRPYQPQELPMSRAITLGETVIDEELEIPLTNGHSQILCLSAKPVKNLAGRIVAGVVMFYDISDRKLAERQREELLLREQEARRQAEAASRMKDEFLAIVSHELRSPLNAILGWSRLLRRRKLNPEKMAQALESIERNAEMQTQLIEDLLDISRIIRGKIRLYLRPLQLIPAIEAAIDTVRPTAEIKKIQLVTTLDPGVGLVSGDGDRLQQVVWNLLSNAVKFTAEGGRVEICLERVENWIQIRISDSGIGIEPEFLPYMFERFRQADSKTTRSHGGLGLGLAIVRNLVELHGGHIFAQSPGLGKGSTFVVQLPCLQDTSDGIEEQCAGSSSVECDQSFSELAGLKILVVDDEFDTREFLITALEQYGAEVFAAASTAEAIGLIQKMQPEILLSDIGMPGEDGYTLIRQIRSLPPEQGGQIPAAALTAYTRTEDRILALAAGFQMHIPKPIDPRHLIEVVGQLRKK